The Miscanthus floridulus cultivar M001 chromosome 7, ASM1932011v1, whole genome shotgun sequence genome includes a region encoding these proteins:
- the LOC136463701 gene encoding protein POLYCHOME-like, with protein MPQLRTASRPALASNSAGGFFIRRRVVSPGALVAKGAVKPLAQRVRTHFSSKENVPPAGAARAKPKRRSPLPDWYPRTPLRDITSIVKALEKRNRLEEDAARQHIQWNEDSPQPVDPTTPVHAEHSDPDSQSTQTQETLGVVASGPGSTSAVANRVTSVAEDRQGASCSPSDCSLQMAPSKPNDPSPADLERKLSSSIEQIEKMVRRHMKETPKAAQPSKVVAQRRVLMSMR; from the exons ATGCCTCAACTGAGGACTGCCAGCAGGCCGGCGCTTGCCAGCAACTCTGCTGGTGGTTTTTTTATCAGGAGGAGGGTGGTATCACCAGGAGCTTTGGTGGCGAAGGGCGCCGTCAAGCCGCTGGCTCAACGGGTCCGAACACATTTCAGCAGCAAGGAGAATGTACCACCCGCGGGTGCAGCGAGGGCTAAACCAAAGAGGAGGAGCCCCCTACCTGACTGGTACCCAAGGACCCCACTCCGTGACATCACATCAATCGTAAAG GCTCTTGAGAAAAGAAATCGCCTAGAGGAGGATGCGGCTCGGCAACATATCCAATGGAATGAAGACTCTCCACAGCCTGTGGATCCAACAACTCCAGTACATGCAGAGCATAGTGATCCTGATTCTCAAAGCACACAAACTCAAGAAACACTGGGTGTTGTTGCCTCTGGTCCTGGCTCAACTTCAGCTGTTGCGAACAGAGTGACTTCTGTGGCTGAGGATAGGCAAGGGGCATCTTGCTCTCCATCGGACTGCTCCTTGCAGATGGCTCCATCCAAGCCAAATGATCCATCTCCTGCTGATCTGGAGAGGAAACTGTCAAGTTCAATAGAGCAGATTGAAAAGATGGTGAGGCGTCATATGAAGGAAACTCCAAAGGCTGCTCAGCCTTCCAAGGTAGTTGCCCAAAGGCGCGTACTGATGTCCATGCGATGA